A portion of the Pseudomonas sp. GR 6-02 genome contains these proteins:
- a CDS encoding Imm42 family immunity protein — translation MIYGEPFDFAIQFDVVDCWTDPDGYWLNGMFCMFIDGRRMVEAVEVTELKVAVNFYAKMEFDRIVDGDPEITAEDLFKSAHDYFFCGGAHLLPSIQDLTCTYLSDCGCFVYFQKLASGDRLVWSYDFGETVHEKIISVGAVVDVVKSIREL, via the coding sequence ATGATTTACGGCGAACCATTTGACTTCGCAATACAGTTTGATGTGGTTGATTGCTGGACTGATCCGGATGGCTATTGGCTGAATGGAATGTTTTGCATGTTTATAGATGGTCGACGCATGGTAGAGGCTGTCGAGGTGACAGAGCTTAAAGTTGCCGTTAATTTCTACGCCAAAATGGAATTTGATCGTATTGTAGATGGGGATCCCGAAATTACGGCAGAAGACCTTTTTAAATCTGCACATGATTATTTTTTTTGCGGAGGGGCGCACTTGCTGCCAAGCATACAGGACCTGACGTGTACGTATTTGAGCGACTGTGGCTGCTTTGTTTACTTCCAAAAGTTGGCAAGTGGTGATCGTCTTGTCTGGAGTTATGATTTTGGAGAGACCGTACATGAAAAAATAATTTCTGTGGGGGCGGTAGTTGATGTAGTTAAAAGTATCAGAGAGCTGTGA